From a region of the Candidatus Jettenia caeni genome:
- a CDS encoding carbonic anhydrase, translated as MKTLKYLVLTSTFLFFSSIVATTLFAESDEHNKPEHWSYEGECGPEHWGDLIHKNCKCKLGDMQSPIGISTTQKAKLDSINFHYYATPLKIINNGHTMQINYGCGSSISIGNKRYELIQFHFHCPSEHKIHGKSYDMEAHLVHKGAHGELAVIAVFMEEGKENDFIKTLWSNFPKEQGKEYAHTDLKINANQILPKNTAAYYTYHGSLTTPPCSEIVNWFVLKTPIQVSKAELEKFASIFKRDARPIQPQHGRIVKESY; from the coding sequence ATGAAGACACTGAAATACCTTGTTTTAACATCGACATTTCTGTTCTTTTCATCGATAGTCGCAACGACTTTATTCGCCGAATCTGATGAACATAATAAACCAGAACATTGGAGTTACGAGGGTGAGTGTGGACCAGAACACTGGGGCGATCTCATACATAAAAATTGCAAATGCAAATTGGGAGATATGCAATCACCAATCGGTATTTCCACAACACAAAAAGCCAAGTTAGATAGTATAAACTTTCACTACTATGCAACCCCTTTGAAAATTATAAACAATGGACATACTATGCAAATTAATTACGGGTGTGGAAGCTCGATATCTATCGGTAACAAGAGGTATGAGCTCATACAGTTTCACTTTCACTGCCCTAGTGAACACAAAATACATGGAAAATCTTACGATATGGAAGCACATTTAGTGCATAAGGGTGCGCATGGAGAATTAGCTGTTATTGCTGTATTCATGGAAGAGGGCAAAGAAAATGATTTCATAAAAACCTTATGGAGTAATTTTCCAAAAGAACAGGGCAAAGAGTATGCACATACCGACTTAAAGATAAATGCAAATCAAATCCTTCCTAAAAATACTGCTGCTTATTATACGTATCATGGCTCACTTACCACACCACCCTGCAGTGAAATTGTAAATTGGTTTGTCTTAAAGACCCCAATTCAAGTATCAAAAGCAGAATTGGAAAAATTTGCCTCCATTTTTAAGAGAGATGCAAGACCAATTCAGCCTCAGCATGGCAGAATTGTTAAGGAAAGTTATTAA
- a CDS encoding transposase, which yields MAELLRKVIKLGWVLKDKAGGLSPCHTRWIGKAYFYHESLKNTWRYKIITLLRNEFKQGLLKLPSHLKHLTSSTLFNSWTSQFFEKTWVIHLKGQSNSMKAHVDYPGKYLKRPPIGETRIKDYDGTSVTYEYLDHSTKTQEIMTLPVLEFIARLICHIPDKHFRNIRYYGFLSHKLRGKLLPLVYNLLKMNRVITGKVSLSWRDMIRTTYRYDPLLCPRCKTRMVLQSAVFASDSLITQHKEIAHGYFPLLL from the coding sequence ATGGCAGAATTGTTAAGGAAAGTTATTAAATTAGGTTGGGTTTTAAAAGACAAAGCAGGAGGACTTTCCCCTTGCCACACCCGATGGATCGGCAAAGCCTACTTCTATCATGAATCCCTCAAAAACACCTGGCGATACAAAATCATTACCCTCTTACGGAATGAATTTAAACAAGGGCTTCTCAAGCTCCCTTCTCATCTCAAGCATTTAACCTCATCTACCCTCTTTAACTCCTGGACTTCTCAGTTCTTTGAGAAAACATGGGTCATCCATCTCAAAGGGCAGTCAAACAGTATGAAGGCTCATGTTGACTATCCTGGCAAATATCTCAAGCGTCCCCCTATCGGTGAAACTCGCATCAAAGACTATGATGGCACATCAGTTACTTACGAGTACCTTGACCATTCCACCAAAACACAAGAGATTATGACTCTGCCGGTACTTGAATTTATTGCCCGGCTTATCTGTCATATCCCCGATAAACACTTTCGAAACATTCGTTACTACGGATTCTTATCCCATAAACTTCGGGGAAAACTCTTACCCCTTGTCTATAACCTCCTGAAGATGAACCGGGTTATCACCGGCAAGGTTTCTCTCTCCTGGAGGGATATGATCCGGACTACTTACCGGTATGACCCTCTCTTGTGCCCCCGGTGTAAGACCCGTATGGTTTTACAATCCGCCGTATTTGCTTCTGACTCTCTTATCACTCAACACAAGGAGATTGCTCATGGGTATTTTCCCCTTCTTCTCTAA